A window of Micrococcales bacterium genomic DNA:
GCGGCCACCACGTCGAGCCCGCTCAGATCCTCAACCGTCTGACGCAGGGCCCCTTCTGGCGCCTGGTGGGTCACCACGGTGAGATCGGCCGTCACGGGCGTCTCGCCGGCACCGGCCAACCGGGCCGTCTGCCGGACAGCTTCGATCGAAACCCCAGCCTTGGCCACTACGCCCGCCACCTGCGCCAGCACACCTGGTTGATCCAGTACTTCGAGCCGGATCTGGTAGCGGGTCAAAGCTTGGGTGGCGTCGAGAGTTGGCAGGTCAAGGTAGGCTGACTCGCCCGGCCCGCGACCGCCACTGGCTTTGTGTCTGATGGCCGAGACGATGTCCCCCACCACCGCGCTGGAAGTGGGCCGTCCACCGGCCCCGTGGCCGTAAAACATGAGCTCCCCGGCCGCCTGGGCCTCGACGTAAACGGCGTTAAAGGGGCCACGGACTGAGGCCAGCGGGTGAGCCAGATCAACCAGAGCCGGGTGGACGCGGGCGATGACGCCTTCGCCGCCGCCGGCCGCTTCGGAACGTTCGACTATGGCCAAAAGCTTAATGACGTGGCCAGTTGCCGCTGCGGCGGCAATATCGGCCTGGGAGAGGTGGGTGATGCCCTCGCGGTAGACATTTTCCAATCCGACCCGGGTGTGAAAGGCCAAGGAAGCCAGCAGGGAGGCTTTGGCGGCCGCATCAAAGCCCTCAATATCAGCCGTCGGGTCCGCCTCCGCGTAGCCGAGCTCTTGGGCCTGTTTCAGTGCCTGATCAAACGGCAGCTGGTCACGCGTCATCCGGTCCAGGATGTAGTTGGTTGTGCCGTTGACAATTCCCAAAACCCGGGTGATGGTGTCGCCGGCCAGAGACTCGCGAATAGGCCTAATGATGGGGATGGCACCGGCCACGGCCGCCTCATAAAACAGGTCAGCTCCACTGGCGGCAGAGGCCTG
This region includes:
- a CDS encoding homoserine dehydrogenase, producing MNPTEPPIRLAILGCGIVGSEVIRLLIEQRSDLVARAGAQFDLVGVATKEIASQAPVPGLDPELLTEDSVALAKQADVVVELMGGIEPARSAILAAFATGASVVTANKALLAADGPSLYQASAASGADLFYEAAVAGAIPIIRPIRESLAGDTITRVLGIVNGTTNYILDRMTRDQLPFDQALKQAQELGYAEADPTADIEGFDAAAKASLLASLAFHTRVGLENVYREGITHLSQADIAAAAATGHVIKLLAIVERSEAAGGGEGVIARVHPALVDLAHPLASVRGPFNAVYVEAQAAGELMFYGHGAGGRPTSSAVVGDIVSAIRHKASGGRGPGESAYLDLPTLDATQALTRYQIRLEVLDQPGVLAQVAGVVAKAGVSIEAVRQTARLAGAGETPVTADLTVVTHQAPEGALRQTVEDLSGLDVVAAVEAVIRVEGE